From Xyrauchen texanus isolate HMW12.3.18 chromosome 15, RBS_HiC_50CHRs, whole genome shotgun sequence:
cccgcctcgctcatagagggaggaacagtttctatagcgcccttctctatcagttcgagcacctcggtgcgtagaacatgtgacacatctttcctcactttcgtctcgaccaccgctgaaaagcggggtggtctcgcgagcgaattgaagtgagtaaccgtgttttattatgttcaaaacccattttggcatgtcggggattttttcccaggcttttgctcgcacagatatgggctgaatgttggctgggggcgtgtcgcagtgacgtatgggccccaccggcaaattgccttgtgctaacactgagtttacagctcccagaggtgCAGGTttgcgctgagcagccgtgttgagtgccgagtgcaggggtgcgtgtgagcttacaggcacgcacgctatatccgtaatgctcgcatcgtgagctggagaaatgtttgaaactgtatagacagtgtttacagatgGGGgggctcttagcggggagtttcttggctcgcgcgtcgcatctgtgatgcttgcgacatgagacagagaactgtttgaaactgtatgtgcagcgcttatgggtgggggtgcatctactgtagtaggcacgcgcgccactttcataaagcctccgccaTGGCGgagtgtttttggccatgcatacagtgtttgtaactgtggaaatgcgcactttagtgtggacacgtgaccccttagtaacacaggcagaaaatgtgctaacactgagcttacagctctcagaggcgcgggcgcgcgctgaacagctgtgttgagtgcaggggtgcgtgtgagattacaggctatctccgtaatgctcgcagccggagaaatgtttgaaactgtatagacagtgtttacaggtgggggtgcatacattgtaataggcacgcgcgccactttcataaagcttcccgctcttagcggggagtttcttggctcgcatgtcacatctgtgatgctcgcgacatgagccagagaattgtttgaaactgtatgggcagcgcttatgggtgggggtgcatatactgtagtaggcacgcgcgccacttacataaagcctcccactcgcggcggggtgtttttggtcatgcatacagtgtttgtaactgtgggagtgcgcactttagtgtggacacgtgaccccttagtgacacaggcagaaaacgactcttgtgatttctgtgtgttgccgttaaaacggcatttgattgcaggtgagcgagttctgtgactggcccattgactgctgtacagacatttccagccgcttgtaaggggactgggtaatgttttacacgttttgctcgctgcagtgaagctttcagcgaactctcttaccgtgctggtgcccgtgcccGCTAAtttcgacggcgcggggtcgaaggccgagcccggccagtcgtcggatgcagcgccaattggaaaggctgtcatccttttcaccgtcgtcccctggcgcgccaaacgagatgagacccaccgctctgttggaggggtgctggtccgtctgcatgaattggactggcggcggggagttctcgggtggtggtgaagtaCGCGGGGACTGGCCtagcgtgacgtcactgaagtccgcatgttctggcggcctccgtgagcggctcgaacagaggggacggcagcacggtggtagcaggctcgttcgcggcgaaggcggcgaagcgagcgcgcggctcgttgaggcccagggagtcacattcggggcatccgcttCGAGTGAAaacagcttctgcgtggtcaggtcccaggcagcgagtacagataatgtgatggtccctgtcaggaagaaggcctctgcacgaggcgcaggtcgaaggcatttggaacaacgcctcgaatttgctcttttactaaatacaaaaagtgtcgcaaaggcgaacacttgcaaactAGCTTAGTAAaatggatatagtgatgcgcgtaGCAGatggcttcgaaggcggctgaaggcgccggcgtcctcttagcagtcctgctgtataggcttgtcaacggcaggcaaaagactccaacaattcggaggatccagcgaagaggaggtctttGCTGatggagattaaatctaaaggaactcgtatgacgggtgcccattatatagcctggctatgctaatttcgtcgggctctgagcgcgcagagtcgccccgtcattggtttgagcagttgccgcagcacagccaatgaccgaactgcctcgctcattactgtctgctgtgcagctgcaatgcgttttacataaagacttcaatatttctcgagaaacggagttttcccatagcgtaagctacttacgcaataggagagacctctcgatagggaactggtggtgctgcgggtctgcagctggatatgtctcaatGTTTGTGGTAGTGGTGGGGTATGTTTAGCAACAGTGACCTGTTTGGCACTCGTTAAACATGGTATGAGTAGCGGTCCACCTCTAGCTATTATCCCGGCTCTAGCGGCTTCAGACCAGGGACATAAACCTTGGCCTCTGCTTCTCAGTTCTGCCCATCTCCCTCCATATCATCCTCGTCACTTCCACTCGCCTCCATTTCCTCAAACTCACGCTGTCAAAGTAAAGGTactttcaagtcaagtcagtccactcggcggccataTTTAGAACGCTCCCGGGAAGGCTGAGCAGCTGTTTTCTATATACACAAACGGCATACACGTACAGCTTCCCTCTatctgaatggggaaagactgacatTTCCAAAACAGGTTGTCAAGAttaagatcaaagaacatatttgaaATCAGCAGTAATAATTTGAAAACATAAAATGTTCTTCTTTAGCTCAGGTCACGCTGGAAAAAGGCTAATTTTCAGATTGGTTCATGCGCATTCTCGAGTTGGTAGACTGGCGAACTCTGTATCcaaaagctgattggctcttaTTACACGTAAGCCGGACTTGTTTTTCTACTACAGTTGGTCGTTGCAATCTCTCACATTCATTTCTTGTCCGTCTCTGCTAAACAGCCTCTGGCTCTGTACATAGTTGGAAAATATCCAATTAAGCTGAATAGCGGGAATTGTTGCTGTCCCAGAGAGAACGATTACCAGCAAACGTTGTCATATATTCAGTGCCTCTAAAATTTTACAGTACAAGGGTTGTTTATAAAACATTGCTTTATTTCCCTTGGTGGCACAAGATTTACTACATGATGATCTaacctttaaaatgtgttttgtcggTGTGACCTATTGTTTTCAGGTTGATTAAGTGATGTTAAACAATGTCTTTTAAGAAAACTATTTAATTGATGTTACCAAATGAAGCACAATTTTAGACCAACCCACTTCAAACAGAGAATGGCTGTATGATGTAAATTCAAAGGTCTGGATGAATCTTAGATTTCAGCTATGTGTATGTAGCTAAAGGGTAAAGTTTTATTTGGTGTGTGCTTGTTGTGGACATGTCTGCCCCCAGCTATAGTGTGGTTAGACAGCAGAAGTGTGTAAACAAAAGCTCTCTGTGGTGTGCTGTTGTCTGTGCCATCATCTGCAAGTCCCTCCTTCCAGCTGATACTAGAGAAAGTCCTCATACACAAACTCGAAAGAGTACAAAAAGTACTTGTGCTTTTGGAAACAattgtaataaatgtttaatactgGTATAATATGACAGAGAATAACTTTTCACTTGTAGTCAGTCAGTTAAAGCTATAATTTATAAATCTACacataaaacagacaaaaacatctaCACAAAAaaccacatttttaaattcatttgAGTAAAGCATTGGCAAGCTTTATGGACAGTCTCCAAGTCaacaaatcaataaatgtaaacatgacatttaaaaaatgtctttatttattaaaaaatatatatttaagtagcTTGATAAGCCAACACTGATGCTATGATTTCTGTTGCAGATAGAGCACTCTAAAGtcttattgtatttattttagtattttaatgtaGTTGTTGCACACTGAGCGATAATTGGAGAAAATGGCTTTTGGCTTCATGAATTCTTTAATTTTCTAATACTACAttcaatgttaaaaatgttttgttgacagCTTCCACCGGAATGATCATGTGTGGCACATTAACTGTATATGATGAAAGAATTACTGGATAAGTGATATAAACGATCAGTGCAAAGAACTGATGCAGGAAAAAACATCAAatatcatatgtgtgtttgtacatAGTTTCGGTAAAAGTGAACACAGCGAGACATCATACAGGCCATgtgtcagtttaaaaaaaaaaaacttttctccaACAGAAGCGAATCTACAATTGCTGATTTTCAGAAACCTCCAGAAATAATGAACCACTTGATCCAAAGAGAAATTTCTGACAAGCTTTTTTACGGTTTTAGCATTCAAACTGACTAACGTCAAAGAAACAAAGTATCAGTCATTGAAAAGTGAAGCCTTGAATCCTTTTGGTCAAGTTTTGTGTCATATTTATAACAGACTTCCTTGACTTCCTCTCTCATCGGATCATATTGTTGTCACACATGTTGCTATCCATAGAAAATGCAAGGTCCACCAAGAGAAACCTGGGAAAGATGTCTTAGTATAGCCATTAGTCAGACCATGGTCAAACTGGCTTTTAGCTATCTCTCCTTCAATTACAGTCTCCTGCACATCCACCAGTTCACTATTGTCAACATTCCCTTCCTCCTTTGATGCCAAATTTTCTTGATCCTCTTCACTTGGTGTGGGAAAAATGCAGTCATGCTCTCCAAAAGCACAATCCAGATTGAGCCATCTTGAGAAGAGGTCTGAGGTGAAGGAGAGCAGACATTTAGGCGACGACTGAATAGATGGAAAAGTAGAGAAATCTGGACGTTCCTGAAATTTCTGTTTACAGAAGGAAAATTTTAGTcagtggagagagaaaaaatcttgggagaaaccagactccaCTGGGGGAGCCAGTTCTCCTCTGTCTAACATaccataaagaaataaaagcttagCAAGATAACTTGCTATGATCGAAGGGGTGTTACAGGCATATTCATGTACAGACAATGCAAAAGACCACTGACCTTGTCTGCTATTTCATCCAGTTTGAGTTTCAGCTCGCTGATGAATCTGTGTTTGAGGTGGATATTATTGAGATGCCGGAGAAGCTGAGTCCAGGAATTAGACAGGAGCACAGCAGCACTGAACACACAGCACTGAACTCAGACAAAAACAtagacacagaaacacacaagTAATACAGATGTTTGAGGTTAGCTACTAGAAGCAACATTTAAACATAAGCATATTCATCTTGGGTCTTTGTAACAATTAATAAACACAACCATAGAAAGTGGGAACTTTCTAAACATATATGGAGCTGTAATTCTTACCGGCTCATTACACAGAGTGCTGTCATTGAAGTAGTGAGACACAACGTAATTTTTGGGAAACACTTGTGGCTGcaaaaatattgaaatgtaaaattttattttctttaataaatacacaataaccaatttttaaatcaaaatacatggcctctcactctctagaactacaatacccattaTGCTCTATCCAAACATACAGCTTGTACTCCCATACAGCTTGCAAACTTTTACTACTAATTTCTCACAATATGGGTGTAGGAGAAGAGTAAAAAAGCAACAcgttacttatttaaaaaaagtaaagatATTATGgtgtaaaatataatacaaaattgcGTTACTTTACGCGTTACTtgaaaaagtaatgtaattactCAACACTGCCCCTGCTACCTGATTGGTCCCTATTCCTAAACCCCAtccctacacctacccctaacCTAGGGAGTCTGAAATTGGCACAACACCAGCAATGATGGTACCTTTCTTGCATATAGGCCAGACTGCGAAGCGCTCAAAAATTAACAGTTGATATCTGGAATGGACTTTTGCACTAGTGCCAAAAATTATTTATACTATAAATGATGATCTTACTAGGTATAAGGGCATTGTTATGGAAGGCCAAATTATATTTTGATGTTCCCAGCATTTGCATTTTCACAAGCagaattccaattacagagctctatAATAAAATGTTccctagtaagaattccaattacagagcACTCTAATTTAATTTGTACTAATTAGAATTTCAATTAAAAACCTTTCTAACTgattttttactagtaagaatttcaaATAGAGAGCTAAATGAATGTGATCTAAAAATGAGGACAGAAATTGCTTCAGGTGTATCCAACTAAAGCTTTGTCCAACCAAAGCTACTATGAACCATACGTATGAGTTTTTGACATTTAACAAACGTTTTGAACTCCTAGTTACACTATAGAAATTTAGAATTTCAAGAAAACTCTAACTCCTGCCTCTTAGCAGTTGtgatgtcatttaaaaataataacttgTATCATagcatattattataatatattttatttattacatttattacatagCTTAGTCTGTTTTATTTGCTCTTAAATATTTTCAAGAGTATACAGAGGTGAATTAATTGTTATTAAGTATTATCTTTCAGTAACAATGCATATCAAAGTTGTCATCTCCACATTGCAGTAATTCTGACACCAAGTGAATGTAATTGATATGTTTGCTAAATAAgcttgtaaaaatatttcatgcTAATATCATGGCCTTTATTTTGATATGTAGCCTACCACAGGCAGGATTTGGAAAGGGAAATGGATGTAATTGCTCCTGTATCGCATCTaatgaaaattcatttttacTAGTATGAATACAATTGTAGAGCTCTGCAACTGCAATctttccagtaaaaatgtcaTTAGATAGTTCTGTAATTATAATTCTtactaataatccccatccattaattggctttaTAAcactactctctcctctccatcaataACTGGTGTGTGGtgctgtcacatcatccaggtgtaTTGTCTGCCAGGTTGTTGAGGAGAGtgtcctgttcactgtgtaaagggCTTTGActttagtgtcagaaaagtgctatataaatgtaacgatCATTCACTCAAACAGAGAGAtctgtaattggaattcttattttaaaaatgtattacagagctctctaatttaAACTTGTAAAATTTAATACAAGGAATGCTGGGAGCATTAAAAGCTAAATCGTCTTTCCATAGTAATCGCTTCTGTTTTATGCTCGGTTTTCATCTAATGAATatgaatttttactagtaagaatgcaaTTGTAGAGTtctgtaattggaattcttacgaGTGCAAATTTAATGAGCGCTCTGTAATTGAAGTTTTACAAGTAAGATTTGAATTGCAAAGCTCattaattggaattcttactagtaaaaatgtaattagagagctctgtaattgtaCAGTCGCTCGCCCActcccctttatacctgtatgtccgggggcggggcatgcaaattctgtctgccaacttgacattggccttttctcaaattcaaaGTTATGCCAgactctcagaagagaccccttgtgtcactgcaatcaacacaacgtagagtgagtgacagaaggggaactgtattttcaactagtaagaaatgCATTACAGATATTTGTAACTGTGTTCTGAATAGGAGTAAATGACAAATCATTGTGAAattccactagtgaaaatgcaattaaagatatcaaaaaaaattactaattaaaaataaaaataaatatatcaagaATGTGTATTTCTGCATGCAATAACGTCATTTTGTATATCACGAATTAATgattttaccatttaaaatgaaatgatcaGTTATATGAAGAATAAGCATTTAACTAGTGCAAACTAAATTGTTGATAATTCATATCCTTGacgattaaatgtcaaaagggtTTGCGATAGTGTGATTGATAAAACCGATTGACCAAAATTCCAAACAAGTTAGTAAGTAAACAAGGATCCgtttctaaaatgtgaaataattaaCATTTGAAACTCACGAATCCAGTGTTTTTTTCTCTGTTGATAGTGTCCTGAAGATTTCTGACCGTCGTTTTCATAAAATCATCACACCCACTTCCTCGAACAGTCAATATTGTTAGAAGTAACAGCACTGAAAGGTAAACGGCATGGGTTGATCAGAGTACGCAAAGGCCAGCTGCATTCTCAAGATTTGCAAAATAAGCACACGcattttatgttattaatgaCGCCATGTATATAGTCACTTTTGACAATAAATCAATTTTTAATATAACCAATCATCGACTGATGGCTTGTTCAATTCTCCAATTGTCAATAGAGCACTACATGTGCGCACGGTATCACGTTACCTGTTGGTGACATGCTTCTACCGGCCAATAGGGGCCATATTCACCATGTTCTTCAAGTCTTTTCTTGTCTCCGTGTTGTCCCAGTCGCCTCTTTAAGCAACTACAAACCTATGTCTCCTCTTTTTACTGCTGCACTTTCTCCTCGAGCCCACATTGACAGCTGATCTTCATTCTGTCCTTCTGGCTCATTCCCAGTCACACTTGGAATTGCCCTGTCTTCTGGAAAAAATCTGATGGATGACAAGATATCCCTCTATTTCCTGTTAGATTTCAGTGTCCTGTTTCTCTTCCTATTTTGATGCTTTAGTTTTCTTCACTCCTCTCTCCTGGCAAGCTAGTAAGCAGTGCATTTGTCCTGGCTGTTGTACTTCTGAAGGAAGGGCCCAGCTTGCTCCCTGAAAGTGAAAGTCATGGTGGCTCAGTCCTACTCTTTTTTTTCCTGTCCTCCCCACCCCTTTACCTCATTAGACAGCATGCACTCCCCCTCTACTCCTCTCCTCTCTTTATCAGCTCTCAATGCATGGACTTTCCAGGGTTTAGTCATGCACTCTGGcagactgtttttaatttccccCTCCTCCTCCCTGAAGAGTCCATTTCTGTGCCTGTTGCTCACTGTCTCCCTCAGTCCCATTACTCATCAAGTGAAATGATGATAAATCCTATTGGACTTTCAGGTCAGAAATAAAAGGAAGTTCTACTTCATTATGATCAGACACATGTTTATGTAATTTACACTTGCAGATTAGGCACTGTCAGGCATTTGATGTCTGTAAAATGAGATGACAATGAATCGAAGCTGTTATATAAGGCATTACATGTTTGGTGCAGCTGGATCTAATATAGTCATAGAGATTGTCTCAAAGAAACATAAGTACAAATATGGGTGTTTTGTACAAAACTTGGTAAAATGTGGTAACTTGTATGTTTCATCACAAATGCAAAATTGAGAAAATTTTAAGAGGTCAACTTCGTATATACTTTACGATGTGAAGTGAACTTTGTTGTTCTGGAATAATTGAATGCATGATTAACTCTGTGGATATTTTGGGAATGATCcagcaaatcctttgcagtcaatcaGCCAGTGCAAACAGGAAATCTTGCAATACTTCTCCTGAGGGTAACATTGGTTCTCTgtcacgcgcgcacgcacacatcACATTTTACTAGATTCCTTTGACCTGAAGTGATTATTCAAACCAACCTCTTTTAAATTCCACTACTCAAGGATGAAATGAAATTCCTCCAGCAGTAACAATTTAACTTAAATGATCATCTTGTTAACTTATATTTAGGATGTCTTACCCTGGTATAACCCGATCCCTTTAGTAGATCTCTTACCACAGTGCAACACTCGAATGTCCTTATTTAAGACATGTGTTTATGTTAGGggtaaatgtttgaatgatgtttataGCAAGATTTTTACAACTTGCTTCAAGTTGTAAAAACAGTTGTTAGAATAATTCTTTTTTAGCAGCTCTCACATGACAGCAATAAATATCTCTTTACAAGATCGTCCTGATAGGCGTCAGTAAATGCAATAATTACACTGCATAATTCATACAAAAATTTGTTAAATAGCACTTCTGTTTACAAGCAGAACAGTCCATttatttaacatgtctgaatttacagtaaaaaccaTTTAATTGAAATAAGTTATCAAGTAaggataaatacaatttttaataaaatattctcTCTCAGACAAGTCAGATGAACAGAGATATGTGATGACTTATAATGGACTATAAATAGGCAGTATGATTAATTATAACAGGCTCAATTAGATGAAAATAAAACCTTTAGAAAACCTTTTGTCAACTGCTACTCTGCCTAATTCACATAGTCTGTTCAACGTTATGCACTATTAGACacacgaagaaaaaaaaaaacagcaaatggACATGTCTAGACATGACAGTAAAAACATTCCATTTAAATGCACATGTCTAACTGTTTTTTTCAGGCTTCAATAACAACAATATCTTTTACTTTCTCAGATAATTTGTCTGTATTACACAGGAAAACAACAACAGTCTTTCTGGGGGCACAGACCTGGCCCCCTTTTCCCCACACAGACGCAATGAGTCCATTGTGCTCTCTGCCTCTCACTGGCTCAGAGTTCTTTCTCCAACTCTAACAGCTGTCATCAAATGGCTTTTGTAGGTCTTGCTGAGTCCTGTCATCCAAAACTTAAGCAGACGCACATTGTCCTCCTCTGCGGCTCCAGTGGCCCCCAGCAGAGCTAAAACTTTCTGAGTATCTTCTTTGCCTCTGCCATCCACCTTGGAGAACTTAAACAACACCTTCACTTTACTGTAACAGAGagtacaaaacaaacaggaagtgAGAGGAAGCACAAAGAGTTAGAATAGGAACAATAGGTAGCGAAGAGGAAAACAGGACAAAGAGTAAATTAGGGAGACGTGAGTTGAAGAAGAAAGATGGGAAGGAGTATTCCGAGAACAGTGAATAGAGAGAACAGACAAAATATTCAACACTTTGAAAGCCACATGATTTGTCCTGCTGATTTCTAACACAAATGTATTTGAAgaacatttaataaaagcactccGTAACAGAACGTCATGATTCATTTTAGCATAGAGTGAAATGttgttacattttcttttaataacaatatacaaGTAACTACTGAAGtatcaattaatttattaagAGCAACTGTGCTATTTCGACATGCAGTATTAGTGGGATTGTGAAATAGATATTTTTCTAATGACTAGGAGATACAGGGCTCTGTTTTTGTGAGTGCGCAATTTGCAGCGCTACATGATACAACAACACACAGCATCTTATCCAATTTTAATGAGGGTGTTAATTATATTTTCGAGACAGCTCAAAGcgtaagtgggcatgggtgggagtatttgcgctatctgtgggtgtatgtgcgcaaactgtggatgtattgcatgttaatgaagtggggcaaagcgcaatttgctattttcctgagaaataggtaattgcacGAAGACAAATTAAGGTAGGTttgaatgatttaaaaatgtgttaagtgGATTTAAGGTAATGTGAaagcttctgtgtgtgtgtgtgtgtgtgtgtgtgtgtgtgtgtgtgtgtgtgtgtgtgtgtagtgaaatacaataattatattgAAATCAGTGCAGAACATTTTGCTTGCTAGCatacgtgtgtatttttctttataacggcaataatttatatacataaatccattagtcttgaaattatgttgaccactggttggtaacaatgacaatctataaaatAGTTACTACctttttggccagaatatcctgcagttataaaacgtttgaccttatcagactagcaaacATTATGTCTAATATTAACAAACTTTTGTAACATCTttgatttca
This genomic window contains:
- the LOC127656220 gene encoding uncharacterized protein LOC127656220, with product MSPTVLLLLTILTVRGSGCDDFMKTTVRNLQDTINREKNTGFPQVFPKNYVVSHYFNDSTLCNEPCCVFSAAVLLSNSWTQLLRHLNNIHLKHRFISELKLKLDEIADKKFQERPDFSTFPSIQSSPKCLLSFTSDLFSRWLNLDCAFGEHDCIFPTPSEEDQENLASKEEGNVDNSELVDVQETVIEGEIAKSQFDHGLTNGYTKTSFPGFSWWTLHFLWIATCVTTI